The following are from one region of the Rissa tridactyla isolate bRisTri1 chromosome 10, bRisTri1.patW.cur.20221130, whole genome shotgun sequence genome:
- the PXK gene encoding PX domain-containing protein kinase-like protein isoform X12, with protein sequence MEREFIAERQKGLQAYLDVITTHHILSNCELVKKFLDPNSYSVNYTEIALQHVSMFFRSEPKWEVVEPLKDIGWRIRKKYFLMKIKNQPKERLMLSWADLGPDKYLSDKDLQYAVKLLSSCSHPYIYKITFATANESSALVIRPFSEKGTLKDLIYKAKPKDPFLKKYCNPKKIQGLELQQIKTYGRQILEVLKFLHEKGFPYGHLHSANVMLDGDTCKLLDLENSLLGLPSFYRSYFSQFRKINTLEGVDVHCFGHLLYEMTYGRPPDTIPVDSFPPAPSVFVVSVLESILTCEAMKNGMPTVSRLLQMPLFSDVLLTNSEKPQFKIPTKLKEALKTSKECIEKRLTEEQKLIHQHRRLTRAQSHHGSEEEKKKRKILARKKSKRSAYESGEEHSAKYSNSNNSAGSGASSPLTSPSSPTPPSTAGASLIPPAPPPPPLPPAAPPLSTEVPTQLSPQPDVSASRGALLSSIQNFQKGTLKKTQTCDYSAPRIS encoded by the exons ATGGAGCGTGAATTCATAGCTGAAAGACAGAAGGGACTCCAGGCCTATCTCGATGTAATTACTACCCATCACATCCTGTCTAACTGTGAATTGGTAAAAAAATTCTTGGACCCAAACAGCTACTCTGTAAACTACACTG aaattGCCTTACAGCACGTTTCAATGTTCTTCCGATCAGAGCCAAAGTGGGAAGTGGTAGAACCATTAAAAGATATAG GTTGGCGAATACgtaagaaatatttcttgatGAAGATTAAGAATCAACCAAAGGAACGGCTAATGCTAAGCTGG GCTGATCTTGGCCCTGATAAATACTTGTCTGACAAAGACTTACAGTATGCTGTGAAActtctttcttcctgttct CATCCTTATATTTACAAAATCACTTTTGCCACTGCCAATGAATCTTCAGCGCTGGTTATTAGACCGTTCAGTGAAAAAGGGACACTAAAGGACCTTATTTATAAG gcaAAGCCAAAAGACCCATTCCTGAAGAAGTATTGCAATCCTAAAAAAATTCAAGGTCTTGAACTTcagcaaataaaaacatatgGAAGGCAAATAttagag gtattaaAATTCTTGCATGAGAAAGGATTTCCTTATGGCCATCTTCACTCTGCCAATGTGATGTTGGATGGGGACACCTGCAAGTTACTGGATCTAGAAAATTCCTTGTTGGGACTTCCATCATTTTATCGATCATACTTTTCACAATTTCGGAAAATTAAT ACTTTAGAAGGTGTTGATGTACATTGCTTTGGGCACTTACTGTATGAAATGACATATGGAAGACCCCCAGATACGATTCCAGTAGACAGCTTCCCCCCTGCACCATCAGTGTTTGTTG TGTCTGTGTTGGAATCCATTCTGACCTGTGAAGCTATGAAGAATGGCATGCCAACTGTTTCACGGCTCTTACAGATGCC ATTATTCAGTGACGTCCTGCTAACAAACTCCGAGAAACCACAGTTTAAG ATTCCTACTAAGCTAAAAGAGGcattgaaaacctccaaggaatGCATAGAAAAACGAttaacagaagaacagaaattg ATTCACCAGCACAGAAGGCTGACAAGAGCTCAATCTCATCATggctctgaagaagaaaaaaagaaaaggaagatctTGGCACGAAAA aagtcaaaACGCTCTGCCTATGAAAGTGGGGAAGAACACTCAGCAAAGTACAGCAACTCAAATAACTCAG CAGGCTCTGGGGCGAGTTCCCCATTAACGTCTCCATCATCCCCCACTCCGCCCTCTACAGCAG GAGCATCGTTGATACCCCCagcaccgccaccgccgcccctgccaccagcagctcctcctctgaGTACAGAGGTGCCAACGCAGCTGAGCCCGCAGCCCGACGTCAGTGCAAGCCGAGGAGCCTTACTCAGCTCCATTCAAAACTTTCAGAAAGGAACTCTGAAGAAAACACAGACCTGCGACTACAGTGCTCCCAGGATCAGCTGA
- the KCTD6 gene encoding BTB/POZ domain-containing protein KCTD6 isoform X1, whose product MDNGDWGYMMTDPVTLNVGGHMYTTSLTTLTRYPDSMLGAMFRGDFPTARDSQGNYFIDRDGPLFRYVLNFLRTSELTLPLDFKEFDLLRKEADFYQIEPLIQCLNDPKPLYPVDTFEEVVELSSTRKLSKYSNPVAVIITQLTITTKVHSLLEGISNHFTKWNKHMMDTRDCQVSFTFGPCDYHQEVSLRVHLMEYITKQGFTIRNTRVHHMSERANENTVEHNWTFCRLARKTDD is encoded by the exons ATGGATAATGGAGACTGGGGATATATG aTGACTGATCCAGTCACGCTAAATGTGGGTGGACACATGTATACGACATCCCTCACAACTCTAACGAGATATCCTGACTCAATGCTTGGGGCCATGTTCAGGGGAGACTTCCCCACTGCCAGGGACTCTCAGGGCAATTACTTTATTGACAGAGATGGACCACTTTTCCGTTATGTTCTTAACTTTTTAAGGACCTCAGAGCTCACTTTGCCACTGGACTTCAAAGAGTTCGACCTACTTCGGAAAGAAGCGGACTTCTATCAGATTGAACCGCTAATTCAGTGTCTTAATGACCCCAAGCCGCTGTATCCCGTGGATACCTTTGAGGAGGTGGTGGAGCTGTCCAGCACCCGGAAGCTGTCCAAGTACTCCAACCCGGTGGCCGTGATCATCACGCAGCTCACCATCACCACGAAAGTCCATTCGTTGCTGGAAGGCATTTCGAACCACTTCACGAAGTGGAACAAGCATATGATGGACACCAGGGACTGCCAGGTTTCCTTCACTTTTGGGCCGTGCGATTACCACCAGGAAGTGTCGCTCAGAGTCCATCTGATGGAGTACATCACAAAGCAAGGCTTCACGATCAGGAATACCAGAGTTCATCATATGAGCGAGCGTGCCAATGAAAACACAGTGGAGCATAACTGGACTTTCTGTAGACTGGCACGGAAAACAGATGACTGA
- the KCTD6 gene encoding BTB/POZ domain-containing protein KCTD6 isoform X2 — protein sequence MTDPVTLNVGGHMYTTSLTTLTRYPDSMLGAMFRGDFPTARDSQGNYFIDRDGPLFRYVLNFLRTSELTLPLDFKEFDLLRKEADFYQIEPLIQCLNDPKPLYPVDTFEEVVELSSTRKLSKYSNPVAVIITQLTITTKVHSLLEGISNHFTKWNKHMMDTRDCQVSFTFGPCDYHQEVSLRVHLMEYITKQGFTIRNTRVHHMSERANENTVEHNWTFCRLARKTDD from the coding sequence aTGACTGATCCAGTCACGCTAAATGTGGGTGGACACATGTATACGACATCCCTCACAACTCTAACGAGATATCCTGACTCAATGCTTGGGGCCATGTTCAGGGGAGACTTCCCCACTGCCAGGGACTCTCAGGGCAATTACTTTATTGACAGAGATGGACCACTTTTCCGTTATGTTCTTAACTTTTTAAGGACCTCAGAGCTCACTTTGCCACTGGACTTCAAAGAGTTCGACCTACTTCGGAAAGAAGCGGACTTCTATCAGATTGAACCGCTAATTCAGTGTCTTAATGACCCCAAGCCGCTGTATCCCGTGGATACCTTTGAGGAGGTGGTGGAGCTGTCCAGCACCCGGAAGCTGTCCAAGTACTCCAACCCGGTGGCCGTGATCATCACGCAGCTCACCATCACCACGAAAGTCCATTCGTTGCTGGAAGGCATTTCGAACCACTTCACGAAGTGGAACAAGCATATGATGGACACCAGGGACTGCCAGGTTTCCTTCACTTTTGGGCCGTGCGATTACCACCAGGAAGTGTCGCTCAGAGTCCATCTGATGGAGTACATCACAAAGCAAGGCTTCACGATCAGGAATACCAGAGTTCATCATATGAGCGAGCGTGCCAATGAAAACACAGTGGAGCATAACTGGACTTTCTGTAGACTGGCACGGAAAACAGATGACTGA
- the PDHB gene encoding pyruvate dehydrogenase E1 component subunit beta, mitochondrial has protein sequence MAAAAVALRHLAPIGARLPPRGRAAGRLLQQRRGFRLSAPAAIQVTVRDALNQALDEELERDERVFLLGEEVAQYDGAYKISRGLWKKYGDKRVIDTPISEMGFTGIAVGAAMAGLRPVCEFMTFNFSMQAIDQVINSAAKTCYMSAGAIAVPIVFRGPNGASAGVAAQHSQCFAAWYGHCPGLKVVSPWSSEDAKGLLKASIRDDNPVVMLENELLYGVPFEMSEQAQSKDFVVPIGKAKIERQGTHVTLVSHSRPVGHCLEAAAVLAKEGVECEVINLRTIRPMDIETVEASVVKTNHLVTVEGGWPQFGVGAEICARIMEGSAFNYLDAPAVRVTGADVPMPYAKILEDNCIPQVKDIIFAVKKTLNI, from the exons atggcggcggcTGCGGTGGCACTGCGGCACCTGGCGCCCATAGgcgcccgcctcccgccccggggccgcgccgccgggcgGCTGCTCCAGCAGCGCAGGGGGTTCCGCCTTTCCGCCCCAGCCGCCATACAG GTGACGGTGCGGGATGCGCTGAACCAGGCGCTGGATGAAGAGCTGGAGCGGGACGAACGCGTCTTCCTGCTGGGCGAGGAGGTGGCCCAGTACGATGGTGCCTACAAG ATCTCCAGGGGGCTCTGGAAGAAGTACGGGGACAAGAGGGTGATCGACACCCCGATATCAGAG aTGGGCTTCACAGGAATTGCAGTCGGTGCTGCCATG GCAGGGTTGAGACCAGTGTGTGAATTCATGACATTCAACTTCTCTATGCAAGCAATCGATCAGGTTATAAACTCTGCTGCCAAGACCTGTTACATGTCTGCAGGAGCAATCGCTGTCCCCATTGTCTTCCGGGGCCCCAATGGGGCATCAGCTGGAGTCGCCGCTCAGCACTCGCAGTGCTTCGCTGCTTGGTACGGGCACTGCCCGGGACTGAAAGTTGTTAGTCCGTGGAGCTCGGAAGATGCCAAAGGCCTGCTGAAAGCATCAATCCGGGACGATAATCCAG TTGTGATGCTGGAAAATGAACTGCTCTATGGTGTTCCCTTTGAAATGTCTGAACAGGCACAGTCAAAGGATTTCGTTGTTCCAATTGGAAAAGCTAAAATAGAAAGGCAAG GAACTCATGTTACATTAGTGTCACACTCAAGACCTGTCGGACACTGTTTGGAAGCAGCTGCCGTACTTGCCAAAGAAGGTGTAGAGTGTgag gttATAAATCTGCGTACCATTCGACCAATGGATATTGAAACAGTGGAAGCCAGCGTTGTGAAGACAAACCATCTTGTAACTGTAGAAGGAGGCTGGCCACAATTTGGAGTAGGAGCTGAAATCTGTGCCAGGATTATGGAAG GATCTGCCTTTAACTACTTGGATGCTCCAGCTGTGCGTGTTACCGGTGCAGATGTTCCAATGCCTTATGCAAAAATTTTAGAAGATAACTGCATACCTCAAGTGAAGGATATAATATTTGCAGTGAAGAAGACCTTGAATATCTAA